A stretch of the Pan troglodytes isolate AG18354 chromosome 20, NHGRI_mPanTro3-v2.0_pri, whole genome shotgun sequence genome encodes the following:
- the LOC112206397 gene encoding interferon lambda-3, with amino-acid sequence MKLDMTGGCTPVLVLMATVLTMTAAVPVARLRGALPDARGCHIAQFKSLSPQELQAFKRAKDALEELLLLKDCRCRSRLFPRTWDLRQLQVRERPVALEAELALTLKVLEAAADTDPALVDVLDQPLHTLHHILSQLRACIQPQPTAGPRTRGRLHHWLHRLQEAPKKESPGCLEASVTFNLFRLLTRDLNCVASGDLCV; translated from the exons ATGAAACTAG ACATGACCGGGGGCTGCACGCCAGTGCTGGTGCTGATGGCCACAGTGCTGACCATGACTGCAGCAGTTCCTGTCGCCAGGCTCCGCGGGGCTCTCCCGGATGCAAGGGGCTGCCACATAGCCCAGTTCAAGTCCCTGTCTCCACAGGAGCTGCAGGCCTTTAAGAGGGCCAAAGATGCCTTA GAAGAGTTGCTTCTGCTGAAGGACTGCAGGTGCCGCTCCCGCCTCTTCCCCAGGACCTGGGACCTGAGGCAGCTGCAG GTGAGGGAGCGCCCCGTGGCTTTGGAGGCTGAGCTGGCCCTGACGCTGAAGGTTCTGGAGGCCGCCGCTGACACTGACCCAGCCCTGGTGGACGTCTTGGACCAGCCCCTTCACACCCTGCACCATATCCTCTCCCAGCTCCGGGCCTGT ATCCAGCCTCAGCCCACGGCAGGGCCCAGGACCCGGGGCCGCCTCCACCATTGGCTGCACCGGCTCCAGGAGGCCCCAAAAAAG GAGTCCCCTGGCTGCCTCGAGGCCTCTGTCACCTTCAACCTTTTCCGCCTCCTCACACGAGACCTGAATTGTGTCGCCAGCGGGGACCTGTGTGTCTGA